Proteins encoded by one window of Porphyromonas vaginalis:
- the uvrA gene encoding excinuclease ABC subunit UvrA → MDKDRRIDAHTDRPNDSDTHASASEQELWAMGAIEVHGARVHNLKNVDVSLPRHKLTVVTGLSGSGKSSLAFDTLLAEGQRRYLDTFSSYARSFIGGGGGRPDVDEIVGLSPVVAIEQKSASTNPRSTVGTVTEIYDYLRILYARVGTPYSYLTGKEMVRYTEEQVVEHIMEQYADEGIYILAPVVVDRKGHYRELFEQMRRRGFLHAYIDGEVCELTPGMRLNRFSIHYVSVVVDKCSVRESNKQRITEAVGIAMKLGEGVIDVMRRDSTEIQHLSKRLMDPESGIAYPDASPADFSFNSPRGYCKRCKGLGRVGVLDIDKVVADPKVSIREGAIVPIGRYKKRSLLFTSIEEILKEHGCTIDTPFEKIPAEAVEQIFFGVDSDEEEDEGEAHFTFAGVSQYVRELAEDDDATASMRSWAEEFLTEQTCPECHGRRLNPIALSYKLAGYNIADLTELDLDRLVGRLREIEGQLTKNQQKVAHEVIKEILLRVNFLLDVGLYYLTLARPSASLSGGESQRIRLATQIGTGLVEVLYILDEPGIGLHQRDNRMLIDALKKLRDAQNTVLVVEHDRDMMLAADYLIDMGPGAGRLGGHVTYQGPPSAIGDTHTLTCDYLTNRLAIPLPAAYRQPTDDAWLRLKGCTGNNLKNVDVAIPLGLFVCVTGVSGSGKSSLINGTLVPIISQHLYRSKQAPLPYASVEGLELIDKIAFVDQSPLGRTPRSNPATYTGLFSEIRNLFVKVPESRARGYKPGRFSFNVKGGRCEECKGNGYKTISMNFLPDVTIPCDVCRGKRYNRETLEVRYKGKSIAEVLDMTFNQAVEFFEHIPALYRKLSTLQRVGLGYVKLGQPSTTLSGGESQRVKLATELSKRDTGRTLYVLDEPTTGLHFEDIRVLLKLVNELVDRGNTVLIIEHNLDVIKSADYLIDMGLEGGRNGGEVIFAGSPQEMAQSSDTQSYTAHYLKEEMQRTPTTEADEQDS, encoded by the coding sequence ATGGACAAGGACAGACGGATAGACGCTCACACCGATAGACCTAACGACAGTGACACGCACGCCTCAGCTTCTGAGCAGGAGCTGTGGGCGATGGGTGCTATCGAAGTGCATGGAGCTCGTGTACACAACCTGAAGAATGTAGATGTCTCGCTGCCTCGCCATAAGTTGACCGTCGTGACGGGACTCTCAGGGAGCGGTAAGTCTTCGCTGGCCTTTGACACGCTACTGGCCGAGGGACAGAGACGCTATCTAGACACTTTCTCCTCCTATGCGCGCAGCTTCATCGGTGGCGGTGGCGGGCGACCCGACGTCGACGAGATCGTGGGGCTTAGTCCCGTGGTCGCTATCGAACAGAAGAGTGCCTCGACCAATCCCCGCTCTACCGTTGGCACCGTGACCGAGATCTACGACTACCTACGTATCCTCTATGCACGTGTCGGCACCCCTTACTCCTACCTCACGGGCAAGGAGATGGTGCGCTACACCGAGGAGCAGGTCGTGGAGCATATCATGGAGCAGTACGCTGACGAGGGGATCTACATCCTAGCACCCGTCGTGGTCGATCGTAAGGGACACTACCGCGAGCTCTTCGAGCAGATGAGGCGTCGAGGCTTCCTGCACGCTTACATCGACGGTGAGGTGTGCGAGCTGACGCCTGGCATGCGACTCAACCGCTTCTCCATACACTATGTCAGTGTCGTAGTGGACAAATGCTCCGTACGTGAGAGCAATAAGCAGCGCATCACCGAAGCGGTAGGCATAGCGATGAAGCTCGGTGAGGGAGTCATCGACGTGATGCGACGCGACAGCACAGAGATACAGCATCTGAGCAAGCGACTGATGGACCCCGAGAGTGGTATCGCCTATCCAGACGCTTCGCCGGCCGACTTCTCGTTCAATTCGCCTCGTGGCTACTGCAAGCGCTGCAAAGGCCTAGGACGTGTGGGCGTGCTAGACATAGACAAGGTGGTGGCCGATCCGAAGGTCTCCATACGTGAGGGCGCAATCGTACCCATCGGGCGATACAAGAAGCGCAGCCTACTCTTCACCTCTATCGAGGAGATCTTGAAGGAGCATGGCTGCACGATAGACACCCCATTCGAAAAGATCCCCGCAGAGGCGGTCGAGCAGATATTCTTCGGCGTCGACTCAGACGAAGAGGAGGACGAGGGCGAGGCACACTTCACCTTTGCGGGCGTCTCTCAGTATGTGCGTGAGCTGGCAGAGGATGATGACGCTACCGCCTCCATGCGCAGCTGGGCGGAAGAGTTCCTGACGGAGCAAACTTGTCCCGAGTGCCACGGACGACGCCTCAACCCGATAGCCCTCAGCTACAAGCTCGCGGGCTACAACATCGCCGACCTGACGGAGCTAGACCTAGACCGTCTGGTAGGGCGACTGCGGGAGATCGAGGGGCAGCTAACCAAAAACCAGCAGAAGGTCGCCCACGAAGTGATCAAAGAGATCTTGCTGCGGGTCAATTTTCTACTAGATGTAGGGCTATACTACCTGACGCTCGCTCGTCCCTCCGCTTCGCTCAGTGGTGGCGAGTCACAGCGCATACGTCTCGCCACGCAGATAGGCACCGGACTGGTCGAGGTACTTTATATATTAGATGAGCCAGGCATCGGCCTGCACCAGCGCGACAACCGTATGCTCATAGACGCCCTCAAGAAGCTCCGTGATGCGCAAAACACGGTCCTCGTCGTAGAGCACGACCGCGATATGATGCTCGCTGCCGACTACCTGATCGATATGGGACCAGGAGCGGGCCGTCTCGGTGGCCATGTGACCTATCAGGGGCCGCCCTCTGCCATTGGCGATACGCATACGCTCACCTGCGACTACCTGACCAATAGGCTAGCCATCCCCCTACCGGCCGCTTACCGACAGCCCACCGACGATGCCTGGCTACGACTCAAGGGTTGCACAGGCAATAACCTTAAGAACGTAGATGTCGCTATCCCGCTAGGCCTCTTCGTCTGCGTCACAGGCGTGTCAGGTAGCGGTAAGTCTTCGCTCATCAACGGCACATTGGTACCTATCATCTCGCAGCACCTCTACCGTAGCAAGCAGGCACCACTCCCCTACGCATCTGTCGAGGGCTTGGAACTCATTGACAAGATAGCCTTCGTCGATCAGTCGCCACTAGGACGTACCCCGAGGAGCAACCCAGCCACCTACACCGGACTCTTTAGCGAGATCCGCAACCTCTTTGTCAAAGTGCCCGAGAGCCGTGCGCGTGGCTACAAGCCGGGGCGCTTCTCCTTTAATGTCAAGGGCGGACGATGCGAAGAGTGCAAAGGCAACGGCTACAAAACCATCTCCATGAACTTCCTCCCCGACGTGACCATCCCGTGCGACGTGTGCCGTGGCAAGCGGTACAACCGTGAGACCCTCGAGGTGCGCTACAAGGGCAAGAGCATAGCCGAGGTGCTAGACATGACCTTCAATCAGGCGGTCGAGTTCTTCGAGCATATCCCCGCCCTCTACCGCAAGCTCTCGACGCTGCAGCGCGTCGGACTAGGCTATGTCAAGCTGGGTCAACCCTCCACGACCCTATCGGGCGGCGAAAGCCAGCGTGTCAAGCTAGCGACCGAGCTCTCGAAGCGAGACACGGGACGCACCCTCTACGTCCTCGATGAGCCGACCACGGGGCTACACTTTGAGGACATACGCGTCCTGCTCAAGCTGGTCAACGAGCTAGTAGACC
- a CDS encoding Ig-like domain-containing protein, with the protein MKKLSAILFAALLVVGLGSCERESSDVQPQPTSLTLAPTEVTLKVGATQQLTATVEPTDQTYTVTFTSDNEQVATVNAKGLVTAVAEGTANITAKVGDLTAKSVVTVSKDDNGGTVTETNELPLLMFDATADNNSVTNQEVLDYEAKIGRTAQAFKIWDQGPFAGGFVNKDLTIMGVVYGLSFPSLGEWVIPAFSKESLANCPKTMAMLAKYGFTRFEEGKDKDNKPFKTSVCDNDPSISVELADDPNDEIGSTLMLLFSKPMPKQDIQTFHDILPNAKDFPSYTTVLTKDIAKIKEFETTLGLREYNAEKSKEDLKNLIFLTKEASIPQSNFLLAYYVCTPEKGTPFINNVVNCIKNEQDFEDSKLKEWFTTNGYGNNFEASAAKGYALGFDATGKIMAQIFISENGAAALLQIGEKPANMSATQMRSLAMKQHQKMQTLSKTQHRKLHQARRR; encoded by the coding sequence ATGAAGAAACTTTCAGCTATTCTTTTTGCAGCTCTACTGGTCGTAGGGCTAGGATCTTGCGAGAGAGAGTCCAGTGACGTGCAGCCTCAGCCCACGTCTCTGACACTAGCCCCCACAGAGGTCACCCTCAAGGTAGGAGCTACACAGCAGCTCACAGCCACTGTAGAGCCTACAGACCAGACCTACACTGTCACTTTCACCAGTGACAATGAGCAGGTAGCCACGGTTAACGCCAAGGGACTTGTCACCGCTGTTGCCGAGGGTACTGCCAATATCACAGCCAAAGTCGGTGATCTCACGGCAAAGAGTGTTGTCACTGTATCTAAGGATGACAATGGAGGCACGGTAACAGAGACTAATGAGCTACCGCTACTCATGTTTGATGCTACAGCAGATAACAATAGCGTCACAAACCAAGAGGTTCTCGATTACGAGGCTAAGATCGGTCGTACGGCACAGGCCTTCAAGATTTGGGATCAAGGCCCGTTCGCAGGAGGCTTTGTCAATAAGGATCTAACGATCATGGGTGTTGTCTACGGACTCTCTTTTCCAAGCCTTGGTGAGTGGGTGATCCCCGCCTTTAGTAAGGAGAGCTTAGCAAACTGTCCTAAGACGATGGCTATGCTTGCAAAGTATGGCTTTACAAGGTTTGAGGAGGGTAAAGACAAGGATAATAAGCCTTTCAAGACGAGTGTCTGCGATAATGATCCTTCGATCTCTGTAGAGCTCGCAGACGATCCTAACGATGAGATTGGCTCCACACTGATGCTTCTATTCTCCAAGCCCATGCCCAAGCAAGATATTCAGACATTCCACGACATATTACCAAATGCTAAGGACTTCCCCAGCTATACCACAGTTCTAACAAAGGATATAGCTAAGATCAAGGAGTTTGAGACAACTCTAGGCTTGCGCGAGTACAACGCCGAGAAAAGCAAAGAGGACCTAAAGAATCTAATCTTCCTTACTAAGGAAGCTTCTATACCTCAGAGTAACTTCCTACTGGCATACTACGTTTGCACACCAGAAAAAGGTACTCCGTTCATCAATAATGTCGTCAATTGCATCAAGAACGAACAAGACTTCGAAGATTCTAAGCTCAAGGAGTGGTTCACAACCAACGGTTATGGCAATAACTTCGAGGCTAGTGCTGCTAAAGGCTATGCGTTAGGCTTCGATGCCACAGGCAAGATCATGGCTCAGATCTTCATCAGCGAAAATGGTGCTGCAGCTCTGCTTCAGATTGGTGAAAAGCCAGCAAACATGTCAGCTACTCAGATGCGTAGCCTAGCTATGAAGCAGCACCAGAAGATGCAGACTCTCTCTAAGACTCAGCATCGCAAGCTACATCAGGCACGCCGTCGCTAA
- a CDS encoding Do family serine endopeptidase — translation MNKYLKYSLLTLGIALVSGLVSWGVVRATLRSATSADGSPYSALRQSNYPSSENDYGFLQSDYELTSSRTVGNAPDLSPAAELAVQAVVHIKVEGEQTIDYIDPFEFFFGGGRGFDRPQSRTVTSFGSGVIISTDGYIITNNHVVEGAKSISVSLDDSRTFEAKLIGSDPTVDIALLKVDAKDLPTIPFGDSDKIKLGEWVLAVGNPFNLTGTVTAGIISAKARSTAVEGPQGTAQIARYIQTDAAVNRGNSGGALVDAEGRLIGINTMIFSETGNYSGYSFAVPINTAAKVVSDLKKYGSVQRAVLGIIGGTVNEDVKKEKNLKVSQGVYVNEFSEVSAAYAAGIEEGDVIVAIDGNKITEMGELQERIGRCRPGDTIIVTVDRKGTKRDFKVTLKNDEGSTKIVKRDSNSLLGATLREISGDQLRKQGISYGLEVVKVGRGKLQEAGIKEGFIILSINNKAVRSVSAARKLVDAAQKTRRGDKAILVKGFYPGGSMKYYAIDLS, via the coding sequence ATGAACAAATACCTCAAATACTCACTCCTGACGCTAGGCATAGCCCTCGTCAGTGGTCTCGTCTCGTGGGGGGTAGTACGCGCCACCCTCAGAAGTGCAACATCTGCAGACGGATCTCCCTACTCCGCACTAAGACAGAGTAACTACCCGAGCTCCGAAAACGACTACGGCTTCCTGCAGTCCGACTACGAGCTCACCTCCAGCCGCACCGTAGGCAATGCCCCCGATCTCTCACCCGCGGCTGAACTAGCCGTACAAGCGGTCGTACACATCAAGGTAGAGGGCGAGCAGACCATAGATTATATAGATCCCTTCGAGTTTTTCTTTGGCGGGGGGCGAGGCTTCGACCGTCCGCAATCACGCACCGTCACCAGCTTCGGCTCTGGCGTCATCATCAGCACCGATGGCTATATTATTACCAACAATCACGTAGTCGAGGGTGCTAAGAGCATCTCCGTATCACTCGATGACAGCCGCACCTTTGAGGCTAAGCTCATCGGGTCCGACCCCACTGTAGATATAGCACTACTCAAGGTCGACGCTAAGGATCTGCCCACCATCCCCTTTGGCGATAGTGACAAGATCAAGCTCGGCGAGTGGGTTCTAGCTGTGGGCAACCCCTTCAACCTGACCGGTACCGTCACAGCAGGTATCATCAGTGCCAAGGCACGCAGCACCGCTGTCGAGGGTCCTCAGGGCACGGCTCAGATAGCTCGCTATATACAGACAGACGCTGCTGTAAATCGTGGTAATAGTGGAGGTGCCCTCGTAGATGCCGAGGGACGACTCATCGGTATCAACACCATGATCTTCTCCGAGACAGGCAATTACTCAGGCTACTCCTTTGCTGTCCCCATCAATACGGCAGCCAAAGTCGTCAGCGACCTCAAGAAGTATGGCTCCGTACAGCGCGCTGTCCTAGGCATCATCGGTGGCACGGTCAATGAGGATGTCAAGAAAGAGAAAAACCTCAAAGTCTCTCAGGGTGTTTATGTCAACGAGTTCTCAGAGGTCAGCGCAGCCTACGCTGCTGGCATCGAGGAGGGCGACGTCATCGTAGCCATCGATGGCAACAAGATCACCGAGATGGGCGAGCTACAGGAGCGCATCGGTCGTTGCCGTCCTGGAGACACCATCATCGTCACCGTAGACCGCAAGGGCACTAAGAGAGACTTCAAGGTTACGCTCAAAAACGATGAGGGTAGCACAAAGATCGTCAAGAGAGACAGCAATAGCCTCCTCGGAGCCACCCTGCGAGAGATCTCAGGCGATCAGCTACGCAAGCAAGGCATCAGCTACGGCCTAGAGGTCGTCAAGGTCGGCAGAGGCAAGCTCCAAGAGGCTGGCATCAAGGAGGGCTTTATCATCCTCTCGATCAATAATAAGGCTGTACGCTCCGTCTCGGCAGCACGCAAGCTGGTTGATGCAGCTCAGAAGACCCGCCGGGGTGACAAAGCGATACTAGTCAAGGGCTTCTACCCTGGAGGCTCTATGAAGTACTACGCTATCGACCTCAGCTAG